One stretch of Juglans microcarpa x Juglans regia isolate MS1-56 chromosome 3D, Jm3101_v1.0, whole genome shotgun sequence DNA includes these proteins:
- the LOC121256700 gene encoding ABSCISIC ACID-INSENSITIVE 5-like protein 5 isoform X3, with protein MADRAMVSPNNAREPYFPPLLARQCSLYNLTFDEVQRQLGNIGKPLNRMNLDELLRNVILVEEGRLVQNNSSSSSSSASFFLGNLNLNGTLSRKTVDEVWKEIVHRQHVNEVANQSVHQQLTLGETTLEEFLVRAGVINPQPIMAIDPMVMVSPQTNWLPFQMAAVQQQELQMTVLDSNFNVSESVYENPVVDMGFSENQLAMPAPMPSISSTCSDSHLAAQRKLRCSDVMEKTIERRQKRMIKNRESAARSRARKQAYTQRLLQDVSDLTETNNLLKRQKICAYMC; from the exons ATGGCTGATAGAGCAATGGTGTCTCCTAATAATGCTCGGGAGCCATACTTTCCGCCTCTTCTAGCCAGACAATGCTCTCTGTATAATCTCACCTTCGATGAGGTTCAGAGACAACTGGGAAACATAGGAAAACCTTTGAATCGTATGAATTTGGATGAGTTATTAAGGAATGTGATATTGGTTGAAGAGGGCAGGCTCGTGCAAaacaattcttcttcttcctcgtcaTCTGCTTCATTCTTTCTTGGGAATCTTAATTTGAATGGAACTTTGAGTAGGAAGACTGTCGACGAGGTATGGAAGGAAATTGTTCACCGGCAGCATGTGAATGAGGTGGCCAACCAGTCGGTACACCAACAACTAACACTTGGAGAAACAACACTCGAGGAGTTTCTAGTTCGTGCTGGGGTCATTAATCCTCAGCCAATAATGGCAATTGATCCGATGGTAATGGTGTCTCCGCAGACGAATTGGTTGCCATTTCAAATGGCGGCTGTCCAACAGCAGGAGCTGCAGATGACAGTGCtggattcaaatttcaatgttTCTGAATCGGTTTATGAGAACCCGGTTGTGGATATGGGTTTCTCTGAGAACCAACTGGCCATGCCAGCACCAATGCCATCAATATCATCGACATGTTCAGATTCTCATCTAGCTGCCCAAAGAAAGCTCAGATGTTCAGATGTAATGGAGAAGACTATTGAGAGGAGACAGAAGAGGATGATCAAGAACCGGGAGTCGGCTGCTAGGTCAAGGGCAAGGAAGCAG GCTTACACCCAACGGTTGCTGCAAGATGTGTCTGACCTAACGGAAACAAACAACTTGCTCAAAAGGCAAAAG ATATGTGCATACATGTGTTAA
- the LOC121256700 gene encoding ABSCISIC ACID-INSENSITIVE 5-like protein 3 isoform X1: protein MADRAMVSPNNAREPYFPPLLARQCSLYNLTFDEVQRQLGNIGKPLNRMNLDELLRNVILVEEGRLVQNNSSSSSSSASFFLGNLNLNGTLSRKTVDEVWKEIVHRQHVNEVANQSVHQQLTLGETTLEEFLVRAGVINPQPIMAIDPMVMVSPQTNWLPFQMAAVQQQELQMTVLDSNFNVSESVYENPVVDMGFSENQLAMPAPMPSISSTCSDSHLAAQRKLRCSDVMEKTIERRQKRMIKNRESAARSRARKQAYTQRLLQDVSDLTETNNLLKRQKTCGILLTTPHSILSLRNYALS from the exons ATGGCTGATAGAGCAATGGTGTCTCCTAATAATGCTCGGGAGCCATACTTTCCGCCTCTTCTAGCCAGACAATGCTCTCTGTATAATCTCACCTTCGATGAGGTTCAGAGACAACTGGGAAACATAGGAAAACCTTTGAATCGTATGAATTTGGATGAGTTATTAAGGAATGTGATATTGGTTGAAGAGGGCAGGCTCGTGCAAaacaattcttcttcttcctcgtcaTCTGCTTCATTCTTTCTTGGGAATCTTAATTTGAATGGAACTTTGAGTAGGAAGACTGTCGACGAGGTATGGAAGGAAATTGTTCACCGGCAGCATGTGAATGAGGTGGCCAACCAGTCGGTACACCAACAACTAACACTTGGAGAAACAACACTCGAGGAGTTTCTAGTTCGTGCTGGGGTCATTAATCCTCAGCCAATAATGGCAATTGATCCGATGGTAATGGTGTCTCCGCAGACGAATTGGTTGCCATTTCAAATGGCGGCTGTCCAACAGCAGGAGCTGCAGATGACAGTGCtggattcaaatttcaatgttTCTGAATCGGTTTATGAGAACCCGGTTGTGGATATGGGTTTCTCTGAGAACCAACTGGCCATGCCAGCACCAATGCCATCAATATCATCGACATGTTCAGATTCTCATCTAGCTGCCCAAAGAAAGCTCAGATGTTCAGATGTAATGGAGAAGACTATTGAGAGGAGACAGAAGAGGATGATCAAGAACCGGGAGTCGGCTGCTAGGTCAAGGGCAAGGAAGCAG GCTTACACCCAACGGTTGCTGCAAGATGTGTCTGACCTAACGGAAACAAACAACTTGCTCAAAAGGCAAAAG ACATGTGGGATCTTATTAACCACACCACATTCTATACTCAGCTTGAGGAATTATGCCTTATCTTAA
- the LOC121256700 gene encoding ABSCISIC ACID-INSENSITIVE 5-like protein 3 isoform X4: MADRAMVSPNNAREPYFPPLLARQCSLYNLTFDEVQRQLGNIGKPLNRMNLDELLRNVILVEEGRLVQNNSSSSSSSASFFLGNLNLNGTLSRKTVDEVWKEIVHRQHVNEVANQSVHQQLTLGETTLEEFLVRAGVINPQPIMAIDPMVMVSPQTNWLPFQMAAVQQQELQMTVLDSNFNVSESVYENPVVDMGFSENQLAMPAPMPSISSTCSDSHLAAQRKLRCSDVMEKTIERRQKRMIKNRESAARSRARKQAYTQRLLQDVSDLTETNNLLKRQKEVDILLSSNPTSMPKYQLRRNSSASF; encoded by the exons ATGGCTGATAGAGCAATGGTGTCTCCTAATAATGCTCGGGAGCCATACTTTCCGCCTCTTCTAGCCAGACAATGCTCTCTGTATAATCTCACCTTCGATGAGGTTCAGAGACAACTGGGAAACATAGGAAAACCTTTGAATCGTATGAATTTGGATGAGTTATTAAGGAATGTGATATTGGTTGAAGAGGGCAGGCTCGTGCAAaacaattcttcttcttcctcgtcaTCTGCTTCATTCTTTCTTGGGAATCTTAATTTGAATGGAACTTTGAGTAGGAAGACTGTCGACGAGGTATGGAAGGAAATTGTTCACCGGCAGCATGTGAATGAGGTGGCCAACCAGTCGGTACACCAACAACTAACACTTGGAGAAACAACACTCGAGGAGTTTCTAGTTCGTGCTGGGGTCATTAATCCTCAGCCAATAATGGCAATTGATCCGATGGTAATGGTGTCTCCGCAGACGAATTGGTTGCCATTTCAAATGGCGGCTGTCCAACAGCAGGAGCTGCAGATGACAGTGCtggattcaaatttcaatgttTCTGAATCGGTTTATGAGAACCCGGTTGTGGATATGGGTTTCTCTGAGAACCAACTGGCCATGCCAGCACCAATGCCATCAATATCATCGACATGTTCAGATTCTCATCTAGCTGCCCAAAGAAAGCTCAGATGTTCAGATGTAATGGAGAAGACTATTGAGAGGAGACAGAAGAGGATGATCAAGAACCGGGAGTCGGCTGCTAGGTCAAGGGCAAGGAAGCAG GCTTACACCCAACGGTTGCTGCAAGATGTGTCTGACCTAACGGAAACAAACAACTTGCTCAAAAGGCAAAAG GAAGTGGATATACTTTTATCTTCAAATCCAACTTCCATGCCCAAATACCAACTGCGACGGAACAGCTCTGCTTCCTTCTAA
- the LOC121256700 gene encoding ABSCISIC ACID-INSENSITIVE 5-like protein 5 isoform X2 produces MADRAMVSPNNAREPYFPPLLARQCSLYNLTFDEVQRQLGNIGKPLNRMNLDELLRNVILVEEGRLVQNNSSSSSSSASFFLGNLNLNGTLSRKTVDEVWKEIVHRQHVNEVANQSVHQQLTLGETTLEEFLVRAGVINPQPIMAIDPMVMVSPQTNWLPFQMAAVQQQELQMTVLDSNFNVSESVYENPVVDMGFSENQLAMPAPMPSISSTCSDSHLAAQRKLRCSDVMEKTIERRQKRMIKNRESAARSRARKQAYTQRLLQDVSDLTETNNLLKRQKIQWRPLI; encoded by the exons ATGGCTGATAGAGCAATGGTGTCTCCTAATAATGCTCGGGAGCCATACTTTCCGCCTCTTCTAGCCAGACAATGCTCTCTGTATAATCTCACCTTCGATGAGGTTCAGAGACAACTGGGAAACATAGGAAAACCTTTGAATCGTATGAATTTGGATGAGTTATTAAGGAATGTGATATTGGTTGAAGAGGGCAGGCTCGTGCAAaacaattcttcttcttcctcgtcaTCTGCTTCATTCTTTCTTGGGAATCTTAATTTGAATGGAACTTTGAGTAGGAAGACTGTCGACGAGGTATGGAAGGAAATTGTTCACCGGCAGCATGTGAATGAGGTGGCCAACCAGTCGGTACACCAACAACTAACACTTGGAGAAACAACACTCGAGGAGTTTCTAGTTCGTGCTGGGGTCATTAATCCTCAGCCAATAATGGCAATTGATCCGATGGTAATGGTGTCTCCGCAGACGAATTGGTTGCCATTTCAAATGGCGGCTGTCCAACAGCAGGAGCTGCAGATGACAGTGCtggattcaaatttcaatgttTCTGAATCGGTTTATGAGAACCCGGTTGTGGATATGGGTTTCTCTGAGAACCAACTGGCCATGCCAGCACCAATGCCATCAATATCATCGACATGTTCAGATTCTCATCTAGCTGCCCAAAGAAAGCTCAGATGTTCAGATGTAATGGAGAAGACTATTGAGAGGAGACAGAAGAGGATGATCAAGAACCGGGAGTCGGCTGCTAGGTCAAGGGCAAGGAAGCAG GCTTACACCCAACGGTTGCTGCAAGATGTGTCTGACCTAACGGAAACAAACAACTTGCTCAAAAGGCAAAAG ATTCAATGGCGGCCTTTGATATGA
- the LOC121256703 gene encoding reticulon-like protein B14 — MAKTSFSSHSEYQKQSWVGVFDHGRTMHDNLEGKVADILMWKNKKLSAAILIVLTLIWFLFEVVEYQFITFLCHILITAMTLIFVWSKVAGVLIDWRPPNIHDFSLSESTCRFYFAKVNWFLFEFFEISTGKDLKSFFLAIAFLWVLSVIGAYFNSLNLLYLVFLCMQILPVLYKKYEREVDYLATKGRQDVKSLYRKFDSKVLNKIPRGPVKQRKFQ, encoded by the exons ATGGCAAAAACCAGCTTCTCATCTCATTCAGAATATCAAAAGCAATCGTGGGTTGGAGTGTTTGATCATGGAAGAACTATGCATGACAACCTTGAAGGAAAAG TTGCTGACATACTCATGTGGAAGAACAAGAAATTATCCGCAGCAATCCTGATTGTGTTGACATTGATATGGTTTCTTTTTGAAGTTGTGGAGTACCAGTTCATTACTTTTCTCTGTCACATACTGATCACCGCAATGACTCTTATTTTCGTCTGGTCTAAGGTTGCAGGAGTACTGATCGATTG GCGACCACCCAATATCCATGATTTTAGCCTTTCAGAATCTACATGCAGATTCTACTTCGCAAAAGTTAATTGGTTCTTGTTCGAATTCTTTGAGATTTCAACTGGGAAAGATTTGAAAAGCTTCTTTCTG GCAATCGCTTTTCTTTGGGTATTGTCAGTTATTGGAGCCTATTTCAACTCTTTGAATCTTCTATACCTTG TCTTCCTCTGCATGCAAATACTACCTGTTTTGTACAAGAAATATGAAAGGGAGGTGGATTATCTTGCTACCAAAGGCAGACAAGATGTGAAGAGTTTGTACAGGAAGTTTGATTCCAAGGTTCTTAACAAGATTCCAAGGGGACCAGTAAAACAGAGGAAATTCCAATAA
- the LOC121256704 gene encoding uncharacterized protein LOC121256704, with protein MVREWKEAARGDGGSNAESLSSSSSAVLIFWGALVMLSLITAIIFACADGASKEKDSAAHTNTYGTACAAGCGGGCGG; from the coding sequence ATGGTGAGGGAATGGAAGGAAGCAGCACGAGGGGATGGAGGCAGCAACGCTGAAAGCttaagcagcagcagcagtgcAGTTTTGATTTTCTGGGGTGCGTTGGTCATGCTGTCTCTGATTACAGCTATCATCTTTGCCTGTGCAGATGGTGCATCCAAAGAAAAAGACTCTGCAGCCCACACCAATACCTATGGCACAGCTTGTGCTGCCGGCTGTGGTGGAGGCTGCGGTGGTTGA
- the LOC121256705 gene encoding G-type lectin S-receptor-like serine/threonine-protein kinase RKS1, with protein sequence MYISFSHKHSNRRTTGSNMNSDKMLKILILVFLFFFPFCSSSTETLTQNQSIKDGQTLISKEKNFSIGFFSPANSSHRYLGIWFAKVTEQTLVWVANRNDPFNDSSGVLSINQDGNLVLHDNFNRSLWSTNVSVQGQTSTAAQLLDSGNLVLVQENNKKVLWQSFDYPTDTLLPNMSLGLNRRTGLDRFLTSWKSRDDPGTGDCIYKLNLTEAPQFFLYKGSIPYWRTGPWPWRSSAIKSNYKVNYINNGDEISYKYFFDDSAIITRLVVDNSGLLQQFVWNDGEHRWKEFWSAPIYRCDKYGQCGAYSICNPDDIDFQCSCLPGYEPKSPRQWYLREGSEGCVRKKSGLSMCGNGEGFVKMERVKAPFSPVASQMHLSMMSYEACKQACLRNCSCTAFTSLKDGKETNCLQWYGELMDIEVHDDERYQSVNVRVDVADLAKNTRKPGGFLGNKGRLALVIMSIAVPLLPVILLAHIWLRKKKKTKVKRKLHNQSVNFIGTKGFLEGNELEDSNTNLDQPIFDLSCIVAATDSFSPANKLGQGGFGPVFKGQLPNGQHIAVKRLSKSSRQGIEEFKNEVKLIAKLQHRNLVQMIGCCIQGEEKMLIYEYMSNKSLNFFIFDPTRSSSLNWSKRFEIIIGIARGILYLHHDSRLRIIHRDLKTSNILLDDEMNPKISDFGVARIFKGDQIHDRTNRVVGTYGYMSPEYAVFGKFSTKSDIFSFGVILLEIISGKKNSGSYMEHPSLTLIGHVWELWREDRALDIVDSSINESCVPHEVLRSIHIGLLCVQEDVRDRPNMLEVLLMLGTDATTIPSPKQPAFIFRTASNDLKSVAEGYCSVNEVTLTNVEPR encoded by the exons atgtatatatcttttTCCCACAAGCATTCCAATAGAAGGACCACTGGCTCGAACATGAACTCTGACAAAATgttgaagattttgattttaGTCTTTCTATTCTTCTTCCCATTTTGCAGTTCTTCCACTGAAACCTTAACACAAAACCAATCCATCAAAGACGGCCAAACTTTGATATCCAAAGAAAAGAACTTCTCCATTGGCTTCTTCAGCCCAGCCAACTCCAGCCATCGTTATCTTGGTATTTGGTTCGCCAAAGTCACAGAACAAACTCTGGTGTGGGTTGCAAACAGGAATGATCCTTTCAATGATTCTTCGGGAGTTCTCTCAATCAACCAAGATGGAAACCTTGTTCTCCATGACAACTTTAACCGTTCTCTCTGGTCTACAAATGTTTCAGTTCAAGGGCAAACCTCCACTGCAGCTCAGCTGCTGGATTCTGGAAACCTAGTACTGGTCCaggaaaacaacaaaaaggTGTTATGGCAAAGTTTTGACTATCCGACAGACACTTTGCTGCCAAACATGTCGCTTGGTTTGAATCGGAGAACCGGACTCGACAGATTCTTAACATCTTGGAAGTCTCGAGATGACCCCGGAACTGGGGACTGTATCTATAAGCTAAATCTTACTGAAGCGCCACAGTTCTTCCTGTACAAGGGTTCGATCCCATATTGGCGGACTGGACCGTGGCCATGGAGGTCCTCTGCAATAAAATCCAATTATAAGGTCAATTATATCAATAATGGAGATGAGATATCTTACAAATACTTCTTCGATGACTCTGCAATCATCACAAGATTAGTGGTAGACAACTCCGGATTACTCCAGCAATTTGTATGGAATGATGGTGAACATCGATGGAAGGAGTTCTGGTCTGCACCTATATATCGGTGTGACAAGTATGGACAGTGTGGCGCGTACAGTATTTGTAACCCAGATGATATTGATTTCCAATGTTCATGTCTCCCAGGGTATGAGCCAAAGTCTCCAAGGCAATGGTATCTCAGAGAAGGTTCTGAGGGTTGTGTTAGAAAGAAGTCAGGTTTGTCTATGTGTGGGAATGGAGAGGGGTTTGTGAAGATGGAGCGTGTGAAGGCTCCGTTTTCGCCTGTTGCAAGTCAGATGCATTTGAGTATGATGAGCTATGAAGCGTGCAAGCAAGCTTGCTTGAGGAATTGTTCTTGCACAGCTTTTACGAGCTTGAAAGATGGGAAAGAAACTAATTGCTTGCAATGGTATGGAGAGTTGATGGATATTGAAGTGCATGATGATGAGAGGTACCAAAGTGTAAATGTTCGTGTGGATGTGGCAGATTTAG cCAAGAATACAAGGAAGCCTGGAGGTTTTCTTGGGAATAAGGGGAGGCTGGCTTTAGTAATAATGTCCATTGCTGTGCCATTGTTGCCAGTAATTTTACTAGCCCATATATGgctaaggaagaagaagaaaacgaaaG TGAAGAGAAAATTGCATAATCAGTCAGTAAATTTTATTGGTACCAAAGGCTTTTTGGAGGGAAATGAGCTCGAGGACAGTAATACAAACCTTGATCAACCCATTTTTGATCTAAGCTGCATAGTTGCTGCCACAGACAGTTTCTCTCCAGCCAATAAACTTGGGCAAGGTGGTTTTGGCCCTGTTTTTAAG GGTCAATTACCTAATGGACAACACATAGCTGTAAAAAGGCTATCCAAGAGTTCAAGACAAGGAATAGAAGAATTCAAAAATGAAGTTAAGTTGATTGCGAAACTTCAACATAGAAATCTTGTCCAAATGATAGGTTGTTGCATTCAAGGGGAAGAAAAGATGTTGATTTATGAGTACATGTCTAACAAAAGCTTgaacttctttatttttg ATCCTACAAGAAGTTCATCCCTGAATTGGAGCAAACGCTTTGAAATAATCATTGGGATCGCTCGTGGGATTTTGTATCTTCATCACGACTCGAGGTTGAGAATTATCCATAGGGATCTTAAAACAAGCAATATTCTACTTGATGATGAGATGAACCccaaaatttcagatttcgGTGTAGCTCGCATATTCAAGGGCGACCAAATTCATGACAGGACAAACAGAGTTGTCGGAACATA TGGTTATATGTCACCAGAGTATGCAGTATTTGGAAAATTTTCGACAAAATCAGATATCTTTAGTTTTGGTGTAATATTATTGGAGATCATAAGTGGCAAGAAGAATAGTGGTTCTTATATGGAGCACCCTTCCCTAACTTTGATAGGGCAT GTCTGGGAACTATGGAGAGAAGATAGAGCCTTGGATATAGTTGATTCATCGATAAATGAGTCATGTGTTCCCCATGAAGTCTTGAGAAGCATTCACATTGGGCTGTTATGTGTGCAAGAAGATGTTAGAGATCGACCAAATATGTTGGAAGTTTTGCTTATGCTGGGTACTGATGCAACCACTATTCCTTCTCCCAAACAACCTGCTTTCATTTTTAGAACAGCTTCCAATGATTTAAAATCAGTTGCAGAAGGATATTGTTCTGTAAATGAGGTGACATTAACCAACGTCGAACCTCGCTAA
- the LOC121255267 gene encoding sodium/potassium/calcium exchanger 1-like: protein MVFMKDTPVLLPTSRPKSSNCRPEAVDGGEDGGNDGSADDNDDNGDGGFGEGGEELSSEEGGGYGNNPNGNSDKSKKGLEGHAKDEDEDKDEDDDGGDGEKEEVVEVEEPEEDEEEETLQPPKKRKK from the exons ATGGTTTTCATGAAG GACACTCCTGTGCTGTTACCAACTTCTAGACCCAAAAGTAGTAACTGTCGTCCAGAAGCAGTTGATGGTGGAGAAGATGGAGGCAATGATGGCAGTGCTGATGATAATGACGACAATGGGGATGGTGGCTTTGGAGAAGGTGGAGAGGAGCTGTCTTCCGAAGAGGGAGGAGGTTATGGAAACAATCCGAATGGCAACAGTGACAAGTCTAAGAAGGGGCTTGAAGGACATGCTA aagatgaagatgaagataaagacgAAGATGATGACGGTGGAGatggagagaaggaagaagttGTGGAAGTAGAGGAACCagaagaggatgaagaagaagagacccTCCAGCCCccaaagaagaggaagaagtaa